A region of the Culex quinquefasciatus strain JHB chromosome 1, VPISU_Cqui_1.0_pri_paternal, whole genome shotgun sequence genome:
tacgtttttcaaaatggtGGTTCCCATTattatgaacgcttgttcacgattttggaaactctttttttctccgtgcacttcacggatttttaacaggcattTTTGGCATTTGCTAATTATAAAATTCGCGCCAACGACAGGATATTaacatttagttttttgtttctcGTTCGAaaaatgtatatatttttaatagaaCGTTAATTTCGGTTCATCAACTAAATCCAtttcattactttttttttatttcgcccctttcgccaaaaatcaatttttcaaccaatttttgatcttaaaaaagcattggaatgaagaactttgaaaattttagaaaattttcgggttGGAAGTTTGGTTTATGTTATGTGACTTTTTTTCGGAATCTTTGAAATAACAACAAGATTTGTCAGCTACTGTCGGATGAATCGGTGCAATGTAGCAGTTTTGATTGGTTTTCCAgtttttgatcttaaaaaagcattggaatgaagaactttgaaaattttagaaaattttcgggttggaagtttgctttattttatgtgactttttttttggtatattgaaatattttttgtacaaaaatcacttttttaagTGACGCACTCCTTATGATTTCGGCGATACAGTTGCAACTTTAGCAGGTTTTGGACCGttataataaattttacatttctgTTGTCAAACTTAACCAAGAATTTGTTTTATGAGTATGAAGTGGAAAAGGCTCTTGCAATAGTACTGTAGTCTTATACACTTATACTTCTGTGGCTCTgaatttgacatgatacagTAATCTGGCATCGTTCTATACATATCATtactttcaaatatttattttgctaaaattatcAGTTGAAACAATGTAGCTTTATACTTTGGATTTTTGACTTAAAAATCTTCCTTGAATGATAGTTGTGACGGTGTTTTGACACTCTAAACATAAACTACACTGAATTTCAAACACACTTTAATATTCCCCTTCTCCAGTTGCAAACACTCTGGCAACAATATGGCTATTGCTCCAAGTATTCACAAATTtccagaaattttattttcatcttcatTTAGCGATCTGGACCGCTGTGCACcgtcaaatcaaaaatcaaaatttccaggaacataaaaaatctcaagaaGAGAATAAATTTTCGTTGAGAAAAAGGAAAAACGAATTTGCTTTCTTATGAAATTACGACGAGGCAAAACTTTCTCAACCACGGgcagttttaaaatgttttctcgCTTGTACGAAGAAAGCAAACATGGCTGGAAACGAGGCAAACTTTTTGTGTGCAACCTGAGTCGCAGTTCAAGAAAGATTGTGCACTATTTAGTTGGGTAATTGTAGGGTGGCTGAATTTcatgtttcaataaattttattatctgaataattcggaaaagttaaaaaatgcttcattgtattgtcatttaaaaaactataaaatgtGAGGAATCTACTGAACCTACATTGTTCCTTGAAACAGAGAAAACTCTAGTTCTGTAAAGGAAAAGATTTTCCATCCCTCGGAAAACACACTCTCGAAAATAGACAAAAGCATCCACCCAGATTGCGAAACTGAGAAGGAGAGCGTGACGTTGCAATCCAAAGAAAATCTATAGAAAAACTGCTGGAAGGTTGCCGAGAGTTTGCTCGACTTTGGTCCCGCTTCCCCAGCTCTAAAACCAAAATCATCAGATTCCTTCGCGCGTGGACTTTCGAAGACCGCCACTTTCGATTTGCTTTCGTTTGAGATTTATTCCCGGGTAAGAACCCCTTCGGGGACGAATTTGGGATCACTCGTAGTGTGTTTGTTTGGCTGGCCATGGTTTGGCACTTTTTCAccctcatacacacacacagttggAAATTCTTGGCCGGGAAAACCCTTTGGCCCctcttttttcttttcttttttctatCCCTCTTTTCACAAGAAAGTCAATAACTCAAATTGACTAGAATTATGTGAACAAGATAAATACTCTTTTCGGTTTGGGACCTTTTTTTTGCTACTGGAAAATTCTTTAGCTTTTTCTTCTGCGGTTAAAATTTGGATGGGAATGTGTGGGCAGAGGAACCATTTCGGGGTTTGGTTGCTCCCCTCGCTTTGAACCGGAAAAGGGTAATCTTCTTTGGTTTGACCAGATGCCGATCGGGGCAATGGACCCTGACATTGGAGTGTATTATAGGCTTATAATGATGCttaagctatgagaaaaagtgcTTTTGCACACTATCtgaaatatttcttttaaatatctttGACTCACATAACATTTACCTTCTACCCAGACGCTTTCTTACTACTAATCCTTTATTCAGTAAAACGTCACATCTTTTATCCTCAACGAGCTTTCGCCAAAACGCGCGCTGTACCGCGAACCTCAACCaaagaaaattggaaatttatcAACCTCGGGCATCTTAATAGGAAAATTGTCAATACTTCAATCAAACTATGTAGCTTCTACTCCAGCCATTGCCCTGGTTGTTGCCCACCCCACTCTATTCTATTCTGCTTTATTGCGCCAAAGTCACGCCCGCGCTCAAGAATTTTCCCAGCGCGCAAGGATCCGTCAAAAATGTAGGCCAATTTCGCATTTGCATAGTGAACTGTCAAGATGTGCCTCAACTTCATAGAGATTCTCGAAagtgagaacaaaaaaaaagctcgatTCTTGATCCTTCCCCTCCAGACAGTGTGTGTATGCGGAAATGTGCCTAGTGTGCACTTTTACGCTCATgcacaacaaaataaataatccCTCATTGGAAGAGTGGAACGATGAGaggattgaagaaaaaaaaacagggccAACCATCACGACTGATTGGATATCGTGATACACAGCGTAGAATCCTCTGACGGAGCGATCTGTTGGAAAATAGAAAAGcataaactagttttttttgttctgccgCGACGCGGCACTGCAAGCGACTGAACCTGTTTGAAGATATTGAATGTTTGCACATGCACGCTGAAGATTGATTGAAACTTTATTTGCATTCAGAAACAAATATACttgtatatttttaaacattcgtCAATTTGGTTCTAATAAGATGTTAGTTTGGTCtttgttgtctgttgtctgttgtctgttgtctgttgtctgttgtctgttgtctgttgtctgttgtctgttgtctgttgtctgttgtctgttgtctgttgtctgttgtctgttgtctgttgtctgttgtctgttgtctgttgtctgttgtctgttgtctgttgtctgttgtctgttgtctgttgtctgttgtctgttttctattttctgttttcaattttcttgatATTTTTAACAACATCTTTTTTTCCTTCAACATATCTTGTATCCTCAAATCTACAGCAAATTTTCTGTGTACCAAGTTTGAATCATCCTCGTCACATTCGAGATCCTGCCCCCCTAGGATTTCCcaagataaataaataaacaacaaaTGCCCGAAACTATGGCTGCTGACTGACTCGGTGCCAAAGCAAGGTGCCGCTTTCAACAGCTATGGCCCCACCACACCACGTGTAGAATAAACCTCCCCCTGCCCCCTCACCCCCCAGCGATCTGCAAAGGGGATTCCCAGCTTGTCACGCACCAGGAGCAAAGCAAAGAACCTCCAAGCAAAAGCTACTGCAGCAGAAGAATGTTGCTTCGGAATGtgcatatttcaaaaatataaacttcAGCTTGTCAGGACGAAGAAGCTCCAAGTGCTCCCGAAGCGCATAAgctttattgaaaattgaacagtGAGCAGCAGCTCCAAGTGACTGTTTTCCTTTAtttcgtctttttttttttgttgtatgagcAAAATGGAGAACAGTCAAGTTGGAAAAAGCTTTTATCTCTCGGACTTGGATTTTGCGTCAAGATGCTTCCATCCAGCTTCATTTGGATGAGTATCAGGAGGTTTGAATAACCGGTGTGGAGGGGTCCCGTCCCCCAAAATTCCCGGTTCAACGGAATCTTTGAAACAACAACAAGATTTGTCAGCTACTGTCGGATGAATCGGTGCAATGTAGCAGTTTTGATTGGTTTTCCAGTTGCCGGTTGTCGAATAAACATTTTGAGTGGTATTATTTTTATACGGTGTGACCTGAATATTGTATGAAGACAATGAAGCAGAGCCACACCGTGGGAATGAGCCTTTCAAATATAAAATCTTATTGAATATTTCAAGGACCGTAACAGATTGTCTTGAGTATTAAGGGTGAATCCACTACATTGATTTTGACATTATTTGAGAAAGctcgatttaaatattttagcagaagcctttgatgtttgttttcttttcttcaaAAACAATGTATGTACTTTTTCGAAAGCCTCTTATCAAGTTGTGTGTAAAAGTAATTTTGTGTGTAAAAgtaataaaatcaaatagttcGCTCCAAGTTCGCTATAAAGCATTGACTTGGCGTTCCCgatgcgagattcctactcgaaactaggtgtccgaagacttgattgttgaggcaattgcaaacctctttccACACCTAAGTCATCCTCTccaggattcaaactgacgacctttggataatgagttcaactgcctaccagagactctaccgagacaggacccatgGAGactactcctacacctggactgagccaACGACCTAATCtataggttagaccggggccaacatttacttccccgtccgacggaaggcgtgaccatctgggatcgaacctaggccaactggggtgagaggcaacaACGCTCACTACTGCACCAACGGCCAAACAATAAAATGATTCTTATAAATGAATTCGCAAAACAAAGAACATCATCATCAACGCCCCCGTTTCAAACAGAATTATTTATACATATGCAATCAACATCATTCCGAACACACGCTGACGACACTGACTGACATCATTCCGACTGACATGtaataaaatttgagttttgtccCATCAAATCCAAACCAAAACCGGGTCTTCAAAGCCCGTGGTCCTGAATCGTCCTGGCGAACGTTGACGCATTGTGAGGCACGTGGTGCTGAAATGTGCCACGTTTCTTCCATCCGACTGAAGGTAATTCAATTTCCCGTGGACCGCTTTTTTTCGTTACTTTCGGTCGGAGCTGGGTTGAACAATCTATGTCACTCCTGGGAGAGGTCACCTCCCAGAGTTGTGTTTATTCACGCCACTGCCACCAGAGAGTGGCAAGTTTTGCGTGGCGAACGAAATCGAAAGTTATTTTGTGATGAAATTACTGTctattagagatttttttttcttcggatGTGGGTGGTTCGAGCTTTTTCGTGAGGTATTCGATGAAAGCCGTTTGACGGAGCAACAACAGTGGCAGGTTTTCTTTAGATGATGGAACCCTCGGGCGGCTGTCAGCGCAGATGTGAACCAACGGACAGGGTGGCGACTAGGGACGTCTGTCTTCAGTTACGAACTCATTGTATTTGAGAAATCAACGAGGGATTCGTTCAAAGTACTCTGTCAAACAGCCAATCTGTCAATCTGCCACACTGTCAATCTATGAAACTGTGAATTTATAAAACAGTCAAGCCTTGAAGACATTTAGAGTTTTCCAAGAGCTTCCAGCTTGACAATCTtgtgaatttttaaactttcaatctgtcaaggaggtattagactatatttaacaaacaaactcacactctttcgtgtttgacagtttgccaagcTCGCAAACTTGTTAGCGACCAACTGGCAAACAAAGCTAAATGAAGCAGGATGACGTTTCTGCTAACAAATGCAGGCACataaacaaagcaggcaaactttaaaaaagtacgattttttgtatgtttgtcatagtctaatacctccttcaaTCTGTTAAACTGTCATCCATCAACATAATTTCAATCTTGACCCAAATTGAAGcatgaaaatttattcaaagatTTCTGTAAACAACAGCCTTAATCCACTGAAAGTAGCTACTGATCCTGGTGAATACGCCAATTCCGTCCAGCTCACAGCCGGTTCCCCGGTTGAACACTCCCACCAAGTACGACACCTGCAGCTCGTACAATCCTCTCGCAAAGTAGTTGTAGATCCCAATTCCGTGATCCTCGCAGATCATCTTGCTCGAACTCCGCGAAGAATCGTCGTACATGACGCACAGCTCTAGGTGGGACATTCTTGCGACCAGTTCGGCATCGCACGCCTTCCGGTACAGCGGATACGTCGAGATGTCCACCGTGACGTTGGTGGAGTTCCGTCCGGCGATCTCCAGCAGGAACGGAACGTGGGACTCGTTGTGCCAGAGACAGGCCGGGATCACCTCCCGGTTGATGGAGACTGGGGTGGCGAGTTTGAGTACGGCAATGTTGCCACTGTCGTGAAGGGCGTCGTACTTTGGATGTGGGAAGGCTTCCAGAATGGGAGATTGTTGAACCTCATTGCGACCAATTCGGAACAGTGATGCCGAAGTAGATGGGAATCTGAAAAAGATCGATGGTCTTCGATGCTTTTAGCGAGAATTATTCTTCATTACCTTTCGAAGCAACTAGCAGAAGTGATCAGAAATCGTTTCGAGATCAGTGTAGCGTAACAGTAGTGATTTGATGAATTTGATACAATAACTCCCTGTAACAGATCGCGTTAATGTAACAAGTGCTTCAAATTCAACGCAAGATCTTACCGCTGCCGTCGGACTACCTCCGCGAAGTTTGTACGGCGATCGATTCGCCCTCAAGTTGTCGTACAAGTTGGGACAGTTTTCAATTTCCTCCACTGCGTCCCGCAGATCATCACCGGAGTCCGCTCCAACGGCATCCTCCGTTGAGCAGCAAACGAGAGAAACATCTTTCTCGAACCCACATGAAGCATGCAGAAGATCCATCTTGTTGTGCCGAGCGCGATCAACCATTCCCGGACATTCCTGCAGGGTTAGGCAAACTCCACTTTGGCCGGATGTGGAATAGCATTCGTCTCCGTAGTACACGGTGGAGTCCTTGTACGTCACTGGAATTAAGGTTATGTTTGATCTTGAAAGATCCTGATGTCGAAGATCTTACCCTGCCCTCTGAACATGATGCTATCGATCCAGTTGATGTACGGCGCGATTTTGGTGAACGTCGCAGGTGTATTGAAGCCGCAGTTCTCACCCTTACTTCCGATCGCAAAAACGTAATCGAAGATATTGCTGTTCAACACCCAAATCTCCCGAGACATCGCCGATCCTCGATTCAGTTCGCAGGTTCCCGGAACGATCGTCACGGCATCCCCAACACAAATCTGGTTCGTCGTCAAGTTCAACGGACAATCATCCGTCAATGGTTTCGATATCACGTACAATTCAGTCGACCTACGATCATTCAGCAGCGTTTCATCCACTCGAACCTCGGCCGATCTTCGCGGGCCGTGACCACTCGTCTGAAACTCTTGCAGCTTGGACGAATCCCGTGGCCACAGGCAAGCCGGCTTGAAGCTCTTCTCGAAGCTGAATTCGTTGACGTCCAACTGCAGCAGAGCTAGATCGTTCCTCAGCGGAACCTCGCTGAACTCCGGGTGGAGATGAACTCGTGCTACATAGGATTCGTCCAGATAGTGGCTGTTCTCGACGACGCGAAATTCCCCAACTTTGGCTGGTGTCAGCTTGGTGACCTCATTCGCTCGGACTATGATCGAGTGGCTGTGAAGAAGTATCAGTTATGTAACAATCGTTCAAAAGATCAAGCGATCCTTACTTGCTGTACTCCTCAAGACAGCTGGCCGTCGTCAGGACGTACTGCCGGTGCAGCAGCGTTCCGTAGCACGCGTACGTGACGACGGACTCGCGTGTCGGATCTTCAACGTAAAAACCGATCGATACCCGGTAGCCGGTGGCCATGGTTGGAGCAAAGTGGGCGTTCTGGAGCTGGATCGACTGGTAGCTCTCGGCGCGATGGGCGGTTACGCGATCGTCGTACTGCCGGTACTGGGCGTACCGGAGGGCGCAATCTGCAAACAATTTTATAGAATAAATTTAaccgctaaaattttaaaaatatctttaaaaagtctgttcttctttaaattctttaaattctttaaattctttaaattatttaaattctttaaattcttcaaattctttaaattcttcaaattctttaaattctttaaattctttaaattctttaaattcttcaaattctttaaattctttaaattctttaaattctttaaattctttaaattctttaaattctttaaattctttaaattctttaaattctttaaattctttaaattctttaaattctttaaattctttaaattctttaaattctttaaattctttaaattctttaaattctttaaattctttaaattctttaaattctttaaattctttaaattctttaaattctttaaattctttaaattctttaaattctttaaattctttaaattctttaaattctttaaattctttaaattctttaaattctttaaattctttaaattctttaaattctttaaattctttaaattctttaaattctttaaattctttaaattctttaaattctttaaattctttaaattctttaaattctttaaattctttaaattctttaaattctttaaattctttaaattcttgaaattcttgaaattcttgaaattcttgaaattcttgaaattcttgaaattcttgaaattctttaaattctttaaattaaatttttaaattctttaaattctttaaattctttaaattctttaaattctttaaattctttaaattctttaaattctttaaattctttaaattctttaaattctttaaattctttaaattctttaaattctttaaattctttaaattctttaaattctttaaattctttaaattctttaaattctttaaattctttaaattctttaaattctttaaattctttaaattctttaaattctttaaattctttaaattctttaaattctttaaattctttaaattctttaaattctttaaattctttaaattctttaaattctttaaattctttaaattctttaaattctttaaattctttaaattctttaaattctttaaattctttaaattctttaaattctttaaattctttaaattctttaaattctttaaattctttaaattctttaaattctttaaattctttaaattctttaaattcttcaaattctttaaattctttaaattctttaaattcttcaaattctttaaattcttgaaattcttgaaattcttgaaattcttgaaattcttgaaattcttgaaattcttgaaattcttgaaattcttgaaattcttgaaattctttaaattctttaaatgctttaaattcatcaaattgtttaaattgcttaaattctgtaattttttgcaaatctttcaatttgataaattccttaaattcataaaaaaaatcgtttataCTCACCAATCCCATCAACTGAAGTTCCCGTTTCTTCCTGTATCCAGTTCGCAATCGACGCCACCTCCAGCATCACTCCATCACCACCGTGACCCAGAGCCACCACAAACGGATGCTGCCGATAGTTCGACACGGCCTGAATCTGCACCAGTCCCGCGGTGGAATTCCGCTTGACGTCATCGTAACACCGCCCCCGTCCCGCCAGCGGACACTTGGTACGTTGAACCCGCAAACCTCCCGTCAGCGCATCTGGAATGTGGTACGCGGAAAGTTATTTCGTTTTACGTCACAAATTGCCGATCGCAAACAAGTTCTAGGGCAGGTATGTAAAGCGTGAAGATCGCGGACTGGGAATTACCACGGCTGATGCGCTGCAGATTGGGAAACCCGGCCACGGTTGACGCGTCACCACTCCAAAAGCAGGCCGGCGTCACCTGGTTGTCGATGCTGCAATAGATTAAACGATCGTAAATGGCGCCATATGGAAATAACCAGAGCGCGGTGTTGATCGTCACCTTAATCTAGTTTTCAGCTGCAGCAAAGCCACATCCGCGGTCAGATGATACCGCGTCGATTGGACGCCCCGTCGCGGTAGGCTGTCGTTGTGGAAGCTGATCGTCTGCGGTTGCAGCGATGCACACCGTTTCGTGGTTAGAATGTAGCCGGGATCTACGATCGCTCCAAGGCATGCTTCGCCGCCATCGTCGCCATCTTCGATCGGCGTCGCAGTGTCAAGCTTGACAACATGGGCGAACGTATTGTCCTGATAGCGCTCGCTGAAGATCGAACTGGCCAAGGTCTGCTTCGCGAACGGGTAGTACGTGAAGGGACAGTCTGTTAAAAGGGTTCTTGTTTTAAGTGGAAGTTCTTGCCCCGAAAGACCAGATAAACTACCTTTCACACTTTGTTCATCGTTGGGCATCAGCGGGTTGAGTGACAGCAGCGATTCCACCGTTTCGGGCATAAGTTctgcaattattttaaaaccatTAAATGGAACGAACAAATCACCAATCAATCAAGAGATCACCTCCATTAACGAACCCACAATTAACCGTACTGAACAGTAGTAACAACAGGTTCAACAGCATTTCGGTGGTCCTTGAAATTCACTGGTTGTTCTTTCGTTGAACTGAACGCGATCTACACTCCGCGAGGCGCAAACTGATACTGCGACTGTGGTACAGCTGGGAGGCGTGACAAGTTGGCTACAGAGATTGAATCGTTTAGCTCTAGGTTCAGCTGTAGAGAGCGAGAGTTGATGTTGTATAGTAAACAAAACATTGAGTGATAGTGATTAATAAAATTGAGCAGTTTGAGTACATAAAATGATAACAAAAGGAAAATCCCAATAAActgattaaatttattgaacggaaagaaattcttcgaaaaacttcaaagtttTGGCGTTAAAATATAACAGACTacctattaggatgtaacaaaaaaggtcatttttgcgggcatttcagggcatgGTACCCAAggttgagcccaaatcccaaacatgagcttgattggttgtgACAGGATCTGGCGTTTtgactttgaatttttaatgggaTTTAAcacgtaaaatcggtgcgttttgttttttgccagttttgagccccttaacgatttttgcatttttcaaaatcctCATGAGCTCATATTCCTTGTTCCAGGGTACAACTTTGCTAAAGAGTTCGAAGAGATTCGTCAACTATTAagaatgttacagaatttataacaaCAAATGCTTTTTTTCGCAAATCGTTCTGTAAGTTTAAagagtgattaaaaaaaagatcccACGCCGCCACCCTGGTTCACCAGAACATGTCCGCAACCGTGTGCTTCACACGTACAGGCCAAATGAAATTTATCACGTATTGATGCTGTCAAGCCAGAATCGCCGGAATGAGCGGAATCTTCTTCCAAAGGGGGAGGTGCCCAGGCGGTCAAAGTCAGTGCCAGAAAGAAAAACTGTTTGCTCCTCCTGAA
Encoded here:
- the LOC6044841 gene encoding uncharacterized protein LOC6044841 isoform X2; translated protein: MLLNLLLLLFSTVNCGFVNGELMPETVESLLSLNPLMPNDEQNCPFTYYPFAKQTLASSIFSERYQDNTFAHVVKLDTATPIEDGDDGGEACLGAIVDPGYILTTKRCASLQPQTISFHNDSLPRRGVQSTRYHLTADVALLQLKTRLSIDNQVTPACFWSGDASTVAGFPNLQRISRDALTGGLRVQRTKCPLAGRGRCYDDVKRNSTAGLVQIQAVSNYRQHPFVVALGHGGDGVMLEVASIANWIQEETGTSVDGIDCALRYAQYRQYDDRVTAHRAESYQSIQLQNAHFAPTMATGYRVSIGFYVEDPTRESVVTYACYGTLLHRQYVLTTASCLEEYSNHSIIVRANEVTKLTPAKVGEFRVVENSHYLDESYVARVHLHPEFSEVPLRNDLALLQLDVNEFSFEKSFKPACLWPRDSSKLQEFQTSGHGPRRSAEVRVDETLLNDRRSTELYVISKPLTDDCPLNLTTNQICVGDAVTIVPGTCELNRGSAMSREIWVLNSNIFDYVFAIGSKGENCGFNTPATFTKIAPYINWIDSIMFRGQVTYKDSTVYYGDECYSTSGQSGVCLTLQECPGMVDRARHNKMDLLHASCGFEKDVSLVCCSTEDAVGADSGDDLRDAVEEIENCPNLYDNLRANRSPYKLRGGSPTAAGVIVSNSSNHYCYATLISKRFLITSASCFERFPSTSASLFRIGRNEVQQSPILEAFPHPKYDALHDSGNIAVLKLATPVSINREVIPACLWHNESHVPFLLEIAGRNSTNVTVDISTYPLYRKACDAELVARMSHLELCVMYDDSSRSSSKMICEDHGIGIYNYFARGLYELQVSYLVGVFNRGTGCELDGIGVFTRISSYFQWIKAVVYRNL
- the LOC6044841 gene encoding uncharacterized protein LOC6044841 isoform X1 produces the protein MLLNLLLLLFSTVNCGFVNGELMPETVESLLSLNPLMPNDEQSVKDCPFTYYPFAKQTLASSIFSERYQDNTFAHVVKLDTATPIEDGDDGGEACLGAIVDPGYILTTKRCASLQPQTISFHNDSLPRRGVQSTRYHLTADVALLQLKTRLSIDNQVTPACFWSGDASTVAGFPNLQRISRDALTGGLRVQRTKCPLAGRGRCYDDVKRNSTAGLVQIQAVSNYRQHPFVVALGHGGDGVMLEVASIANWIQEETGTSVDGIDCALRYAQYRQYDDRVTAHRAESYQSIQLQNAHFAPTMATGYRVSIGFYVEDPTRESVVTYACYGTLLHRQYVLTTASCLEEYSNHSIIVRANEVTKLTPAKVGEFRVVENSHYLDESYVARVHLHPEFSEVPLRNDLALLQLDVNEFSFEKSFKPACLWPRDSSKLQEFQTSGHGPRRSAEVRVDETLLNDRRSTELYVISKPLTDDCPLNLTTNQICVGDAVTIVPGTCELNRGSAMSREIWVLNSNIFDYVFAIGSKGENCGFNTPATFTKIAPYINWIDSIMFRGQVTYKDSTVYYGDECYSTSGQSGVCLTLQECPGMVDRARHNKMDLLHASCGFEKDVSLVCCSTEDAVGADSGDDLRDAVEEIENCPNLYDNLRANRSPYKLRGGSPTAAGVIVSNSSNHYCYATLISKRFLITSASCFERFPSTSASLFRIGRNEVQQSPILEAFPHPKYDALHDSGNIAVLKLATPVSINREVIPACLWHNESHVPFLLEIAGRNSTNVTVDISTYPLYRKACDAELVARMSHLELCVMYDDSSRSSSKMICEDHGIGIYNYFARGLYELQVSYLVGVFNRGTGCELDGIGVFTRISSYFQWIKAVVYRNL